One window of the Rhipicephalus sanguineus isolate Rsan-2018 chromosome 4, BIME_Rsan_1.4, whole genome shotgun sequence genome contains the following:
- the LOC125758370 gene encoding uncharacterized protein LOC125758370 — MDRIGTRAGEPQLLPLATLPTYTGYDDPKSVADFLEEMDRYVRATGASEAHVMARILPLALRDAAGRWWRLQTPFTTWAEFEQRFREEFLPPGYELRVQRELELRTQHPDESLLEYVRTMQELHRRAAPTASKRDQVARVIRQSHPRFRPFLYGRTFETLEHLAREARGVQDALLAESTYVPPPAPQSALEPSLAWRAPVASPSCDLTSPGAFTAISSHALDPFAHEQGRRGAPLNTVSGVSCPWEEVSAEQRHSAERSLLTRAIQEHSRSDPQSRYAGFTSPAQADCDRRSCYGYSGSHSAERRRTGNSMCGYDTSCDNAVTLGYFDLKQPFYARQDSAADDSDRPHQGLATQSPTPRSKWYNLRPR; from the exons ATGGACCGCATCGGCACTCGGGCCGGCGAACCACAGCTCCTACCTCTGGCCACGCTACCCACGTACACGGGTTACGACGACCCGAAATCGGTGGCTGACTTCCTAGAGGAAATGGACAGGTATGTCAGAGCGACCGGTGCCTCGGAAGCGCACGTGATGGCTAGAATCCTGCCGTTGGCTTTACGGGATGCCGCAGGACGGTGGTGGAGGCTACAAACGCCTTTCACCACTTGGGCagaatttgaacagcgcttccgagaggaatttctgccccctgggtacgagctgcgagtccagcgtgagctcgaactaagaacccagcatccggacgaaagtttgctcgagtacgtccggacgatgcaggaactgcatcgccgagcagcaccgactgcctcgaaaagggaccaagtagctcgggtcattcgacagagtcatcccagattcaggccatttctttatgggcgcacattcgaaacccttgagcacctcgcacgggaggcccgcggtgtacaagacgccctgttagctgagagcacttacgtgccaccgccagcgccgcaatctgctcttgagccgTCACTGGCTTGGCGCGCCCCCGTAGCCAGTCCCTCATGCGACCTGACGAGCCCAGGCGCATTCACGGCTATCTCCTCCCACGCCCTGGACCCCTTCGCACATGAGCAAGGGCGGCGAGGGGCCCCTTTGAATACCGTATCAGGGGTAAGCTGTCCCTGGGAGGAAGTGTCCGCGGAGCAGCGTCATagtgcagagcgctcgctcctTACTCGAGCCATACAAGAGCATAGTCGGTCGGACCCCCAGTCCCGATACGCCGGGTTCACAAGTCCTGCGCAAGCCGACTGCGACAGGCGCTCCTGTTATGGGTACTCCGGGAGCCACTCCGCCGAAAGGC GTCGAACCGGAAACAGTATGTGCGGTTACGACACCAGCTGTGACAATGCAGTCACGTTGGGGTACTTTG ATCTGAAACAACCATTTTATGCACGGCAAGACTCAGCAGCTGATGATTCAGATAGGCCTCACCAGGGCTTGGCCACCCAGTCACCCACACCACGAAGCAAGTGGTACAACCTGCGTCCCCGGTGA